One stretch of Podospora bellae-mahoneyi strain CBS 112042 chromosome 2, whole genome shotgun sequence DNA includes these proteins:
- a CDS encoding hypothetical protein (EggNog:ENOG503NWDQ; COG:Q) — protein sequence MGWSPTLTWLRWGPKYHLHRKVLQPPFAKSKVGQYQDYQLREALICCKSMLDDPENWVIAVRRFAVAIVLKISYGLNVDSPDSQWIKLAEESAEAIGKSGPPASSIMDRFPLTRYLPTWLPFMERLRYARTWRHAIEDITRLPFEAAMSSPTSPTKSFVHHRMAIHNSNLERSIPNDFTIEDIKGAAATIVIAGNDTTAATLMLLVLYLLKNPHVQSLAHSEISSLPHNLPTFSSLPSLPFTHLLLQETYRLNPLSPLGIPHSSLHPDTYKGMYIPPNTIIYQNIWAMNHNPSIYSDPDDFIPERYLPVDQGGRGEPLPQGNFGFGRRVCIGRHLAENSLMIVLATILATMEIGEPETGEVGEEWSFRGQAIVMPFRASFRPRSDKMKELLDEAVKKLDEEEGEDR from the exons ATGGGCTGGTCACCAACTCTCACATGGCTTCGCTGGGGGCCAAAATACCACCTTCACCGCAAAGTCTTACAGCCCCCTTTTGCCAAGTCCAAAGTAGGGCAGTATCAAGACTACCAGCTACGGGAGGCGCTGATATGCTGCAAAAGCATGCTCGACGACCCGGAAAACTGGGTTATAGCCGTTAGACGGTTCGCAGTGGCCATCGTGTTGAAGATATCCTACGGGCTCAACGTCGATAGCCCGGACAGCCAGTGGATTAAACTGGCGGAAGAGTCAGCCGAAGCGATAGGTAAATCGGGGCCACCGGCAAGTTCGATCATGGATCGATTTCCTCTCA CAAGATACCTACCAACATGGCTACCCTTCATGGAACGCCTCCGCTACGCCCGAACCTGGCGCCACGCAATAGAAGACATCACCCGCCTCCCCTTCGAAGCAGCCATGTCctcgcccacctcccccaccaaaagctttgtccaccaccgcatGGCCATCCACAACTCCAATCTCGAACGGTCTATCCCAAACGACTTCACCATCGAAGACATCAAAGGCGCCGCCGCAACGATAGTCATAGCAGGCAACGACACG ACCGCCGCCACATTGATGCTCCTGGTATTAtacctcctcaaaaaccctCACGTCCAATCCCTCGCCCATTCCGaaatctcctccctcccccataATCTCCCCACtttttcctccctcccctccctccccttcacccacCTCTTACTCCAAGAAACCTACCGCCtgaaccccctctcccccctcggAATAccccactcctccctccacccgGACACCTACAAAGGAATGTACATCCCACCCAACACAATCATCTACCAAAACATCTGGGCCATgaaccacaacccctccatctaCTCCGACCCCGACGATTTCATTCCCGAACGGTACCTCCCCGTTGAccaaggcggccgaggtgAGCCCCTGCCCCAGGGAAATTTcggttttgggaggagggtctGTATAGGACGGCATCTGGCGGAGAATAGTCTGATGATTGTTTTGGCCACGATACTCGCGACGATGGAGATTGGCGAGCCGGAaacgggggaggtgggtgaggagtGGAGTTTTAGGGGGCAGGC GATTGTAATGCCGTTTAGGGCTTCGTTTAGGCCGAGGTCGGAC